The proteins below are encoded in one region of Limnochorda pilosa:
- a CDS encoding carbohydrate ABC transporter permease: MSTSGDARAALSIQRPSVRTRRRPVWKRRLNEAGAYLLALVWLAVAAFPIFFMGLTAFKTMREFLVSPWELPSRLNLSNFGSVWASDFPRYLTNSVFVSVVSVLLIVALSSLAAYAFARMTFPGRRPLFLWILAGMMIPIHITLIPIYIMTQRMGTYDTLVALIGPYVGFGLPISVFILTEFFSQIPKELEDASRIDGCTYFQTFYRITLPLAGPALATVAIYNLIGAWNEFIFASVLLQSPEAFTLPLGLRQLFGQFGIDTPAVMATVLLGSLPTILFFVVFQERVVSGLTAGALRS, from the coding sequence ATGTCGACTTCGGGGGACGCCCGTGCGGCCCTGAGCATCCAGCGCCCATCCGTACGCACGCGCCGTCGGCCCGTGTGGAAACGGCGCCTCAACGAAGCCGGGGCCTATCTTCTCGCCCTCGTCTGGCTGGCTGTTGCGGCGTTCCCCATCTTCTTCATGGGACTCACGGCCTTCAAGACCATGCGTGAGTTTCTGGTGAGCCCCTGGGAACTCCCTTCTCGGCTGAATCTGTCCAACTTCGGATCCGTGTGGGCGAGCGACTTCCCCAGGTACCTGACGAACAGCGTGTTCGTTTCGGTTGTTTCGGTCCTCTTGATCGTCGCCCTTAGCAGTCTGGCAGCCTATGCCTTTGCACGCATGACGTTCCCCGGCCGCCGGCCCTTGTTCCTGTGGATTCTGGCCGGCATGATGATCCCCATTCACATCACCCTCATTCCCATCTACATCATGACGCAGCGGATGGGGACATACGACACGCTCGTGGCGTTGATCGGGCCTTACGTGGGGTTCGGCCTGCCCATATCCGTTTTCATTCTCACCGAGTTCTTCTCGCAGATCCCGAAGGAACTGGAGGATGCTTCCCGGATCGACGGGTGCACCTACTTCCAGACCTTCTATCGGATCACGCTGCCGCTCGCAGGTCCGGCCCTGGCTACGGTGGCCATCTACAACCTCATCGGCGCGTGGAACGAGTTCATCTTCGCTTCCGTCCTGCTTCAGTCACCCGAGGCGTTCACCTTGCCACTGGGGTTGCGCCAGCTCTTCGGCCAGTTCGGCATCGATACACCGGCGGTCATGGCCACGGTGCTTCTTGGAAGCCTGCCGACCATCCTCTTCTTCGTGGTGTTTCAAGAACGCGTCGTGAGCGGGCTCACGGCCGGCGCGCTGCGATCTTAG
- a CDS encoding carbohydrate ABC transporter permease — protein MVRGVPVPRGAATKRMWTAYAFLLPAMVVYGTFVAGPILLSVYYSLFDWSGVSRTGTFVGSGNFGRLLQDSVFWRAVGNNLRLVAGSLVTQLPVALGLALLLTRGLRGMRFFRTAYFVPHMMPTVAIGILWIFIYDPSMGVVNDLLARLGLHGWMRGWLGDERTALWAVIATIAWQFIPFYMILFQAALVGIPQELHEAAAIDGATGSKAFWYVTLPLLVGTIRTAVVLSLVGSLKYFDLIYIMTGGGPNHASELMATHMFKTAFNQFQMGYGSSVAVASFLIAFVVSALLLYVTQFRREA, from the coding sequence ATGGTGCGCGGAGTTCCCGTTCCGAGGGGTGCGGCCACCAAGCGGATGTGGACGGCCTATGCCTTCCTGCTTCCCGCCATGGTGGTCTACGGGACCTTCGTGGCTGGACCGATCCTGCTATCCGTGTACTACAGCCTCTTCGACTGGTCCGGCGTCAGCAGGACCGGGACGTTCGTGGGATCGGGCAACTTTGGGCGGCTTCTGCAGGACTCCGTCTTCTGGCGCGCGGTCGGCAACAATCTGCGCCTGGTGGCTGGATCCCTCGTTACGCAGCTCCCGGTGGCCCTGGGCCTGGCCCTCCTGCTCACGCGCGGCCTCCGTGGCATGCGTTTCTTTCGAACAGCCTACTTCGTGCCACACATGATGCCTACTGTGGCCATAGGCATCCTGTGGATCTTCATCTATGACCCGAGCATGGGCGTCGTCAACGACCTCCTGGCTCGACTTGGCCTGCACGGCTGGATGCGGGGCTGGCTTGGTGACGAGCGTACCGCCCTGTGGGCCGTCATCGCGACCATCGCCTGGCAGTTCATTCCCTTCTACATGATCTTGTTCCAAGCAGCTCTGGTTGGGATTCCGCAAGAGCTGCACGAGGCGGCGGCCATCGACGGTGCCACGGGAAGCAAGGCTTTCTGGTACGTTACACTCCCCTTGCTGGTGGGAACCATTCGGACGGCCGTCGTGCTCTCGCTGGTTGGGTCGCTCAAGTACTTCGACCTCATCTACATCATGACCGGGGGTGGCCCGAACCACGCGAGTGAGCTCATGGCCACCCATATGTTCAAGACGGCCTTCAACCAGTTCCAGATGGGTTACGGAAGCAGCGTTGCCGTCGCTTCCTTTCTGATCGCGTTCGTTGTAAGTGCGTTGCTGCTCTACGTCACTCAGTTTCGGCGGGAGGCATAG
- a CDS encoding extracellular solute-binding protein → MVHPESELWEGRLERVRISRVTAGLTVAFLVLVLGLAAGSAQAQKTIELWHIFTNENEQAVLDEAVERFRAVYPDVDVKVTVTDNDTYKTKLQVAMAAGSPPDVFHSWGGGWLEEYVDAGMVLPLTGALERDRWGETFVPASLGLAKYGEDYYAVPLTLAVVVFFYNQAIFEEHGWETPETWSELLTLVDAMRNEGIIPISIANKTKWPGAFYLIYLAHRVGGAEVFEKAYNREPGYGFDHPAFVEAGERIQELVRAGAFPVGFNGLDHDVGQASALMYSGRAAMHLMGSWFPGQAREEDPEFARRLGWFPFPRLEDGKGDPTEVVAGGDLFSVASTTDYPEEAVALARYLTAYETAVDWTRATGRLPAVVNVPVEDPMTAELMKLLEEAAHLQLYYDQFLPPELGELHKDTTQAIFGLSMTPLEAAQAMERKAQELLGR, encoded by the coding sequence GTGGTGCATCCGGAGTCGGAACTATGGGAAGGGAGGTTAGAAAGAGTGAGAATCTCGAGGGTAACGGCTGGTCTTACGGTGGCGTTTCTCGTGCTGGTCCTGGGCCTTGCGGCAGGCTCCGCGCAGGCACAGAAGACCATCGAACTCTGGCACATCTTCACCAACGAGAACGAGCAGGCTGTCCTGGACGAGGCGGTGGAGCGCTTCCGGGCCGTCTATCCCGACGTCGACGTCAAAGTGACGGTCACGGACAACGACACCTATAAGACGAAGCTGCAGGTTGCCATGGCGGCCGGTTCGCCTCCTGACGTCTTCCACTCGTGGGGAGGCGGCTGGCTCGAGGAGTATGTGGACGCGGGCATGGTGCTGCCGCTTACGGGTGCTCTCGAACGGGACCGATGGGGCGAGACGTTCGTACCGGCGTCTCTGGGCCTCGCGAAGTACGGGGAGGACTACTACGCGGTTCCGCTGACGCTCGCGGTGGTCGTCTTCTTCTACAACCAGGCGATCTTCGAAGAGCACGGATGGGAGACGCCCGAGACGTGGTCCGAACTGCTGACTCTGGTGGACGCGATGCGGAATGAGGGCATCATTCCCATATCCATCGCCAACAAGACGAAATGGCCCGGCGCATTCTACCTGATCTATCTGGCCCATCGGGTCGGTGGAGCCGAGGTCTTCGAGAAGGCCTACAACCGCGAACCCGGCTACGGCTTCGACCACCCGGCGTTCGTTGAAGCCGGTGAGCGGATCCAGGAGCTCGTTCGGGCGGGTGCGTTCCCGGTGGGCTTCAACGGGTTGGACCACGACGTCGGCCAGGCGAGCGCGCTCATGTACTCCGGACGGGCCGCGATGCACCTCATGGGCTCCTGGTTCCCCGGCCAGGCTCGAGAGGAAGATCCCGAGTTCGCTCGCCGTCTCGGGTGGTTCCCCTTCCCTCGGCTTGAAGACGGCAAGGGCGACCCGACGGAAGTAGTGGCTGGCGGGGACTTGTTTTCGGTAGCCAGCACCACCGACTACCCGGAGGAGGCCGTTGCTCTCGCTCGCTACCTCACGGCGTACGAGACGGCTGTGGATTGGACGAGGGCCACCGGTCGTCTCCCAGCCGTGGTCAATGTCCCCGTGGAGGATCCGATGACCGCCGAACTCATGAAGCTGCTCGAGGAGGCAGCGCACCTCCAGCTCTACTATGACCAGTTCCTGCCGCCGGAGCTCGGCGAGCTGCACAAGGATACGACGCAAGCCATCTTCGGGCTGTCGATGACGCCCCTGGAGGCAGCCCAAGCGATGGAAAGGAAGGCGCAAGAGCTGCTCGGACGATGA
- a CDS encoding TIM barrel protein: protein MRDLRAQSVVRRGDELVAFLRDYQLQPRFSVGVWYFSPAGNRFHDRYQPVASIEERLERIARLAPLGVVGVEAHYPNEINEANLDLWRQFARQSGIRVLTVIPMLFWDADFEFGALSSPLAPARKKALDRTIRTLQLNKELGTDFAVLWPGIDGYEQPFGANFADARRRFVDGLVEALETVPGVRVAFEPKPYEPRGRTLFGTTAEGLLLAREVESRLQNAENRRLLDEGHALVCLNPEVGHMLMAYEDLAYSFSMVLEAGRLAHTHWNAQPLGGYDLDLPVGMVAPEQLEAGLYALKTHGYGEHFGLDLNPERMAPEEAVRVSIEAIRTALDRINDLDHESIVWAAEHPDRARGWIERYLIRTRALHPERLAALPRPGDMG, encoded by the coding sequence ATGAGAGATCTTCGGGCCCAGTCGGTGGTACGGCGAGGCGACGAACTCGTGGCCTTCCTGCGAGATTACCAGCTTCAGCCACGGTTCTCCGTGGGGGTCTGGTACTTCTCGCCCGCCGGCAACCGCTTCCACGATCGGTATCAGCCGGTTGCCTCGATCGAGGAGCGGCTCGAGCGGATCGCGCGTCTGGCACCGCTAGGCGTGGTGGGGGTCGAAGCGCACTACCCCAACGAGATCAACGAAGCGAACCTGGATCTCTGGAGGCAGTTCGCCCGTCAGAGCGGCATCCGCGTCCTGACGGTGATCCCTATGCTCTTCTGGGACGCCGACTTCGAGTTCGGAGCCCTGTCGTCGCCGCTTGCACCCGCGCGCAAGAAGGCCCTCGACCGGACCATCCGCACGCTGCAGCTCAACAAGGAGCTGGGGACGGACTTCGCCGTTCTCTGGCCGGGCATTGACGGCTACGAGCAACCGTTCGGTGCCAACTTTGCCGATGCTCGTCGTCGCTTCGTCGACGGCCTCGTGGAGGCGTTGGAGACGGTTCCAGGCGTGCGCGTCGCCTTCGAGCCCAAGCCGTACGAGCCGCGCGGGCGGACCCTGTTCGGGACCACTGCGGAAGGGCTCCTGCTTGCCCGCGAGGTCGAGTCGAGGCTTCAGAACGCTGAGAACCGACGACTCCTGGACGAGGGTCACGCGCTGGTCTGCCTTAACCCCGAGGTGGGCCACATGCTGATGGCGTACGAAGATCTGGCGTACAGCTTCAGCATGGTCTTGGAAGCGGGGCGTCTGGCGCACACCCACTGGAATGCGCAGCCGCTCGGCGGGTACGACCTGGATCTGCCCGTGGGTATGGTCGCGCCGGAGCAACTGGAGGCAGGCCTGTACGCCCTCAAGACGCACGGCTACGGGGAGCACTTCGGGCTCGACCTTAACCCGGAGCGGATGGCGCCGGAAGAGGCCGTTCGTGTGTCCATCGAAGCGATCCGCACCGCTCTAGACCGCATCAACGACCTCGATCACGAAAGCATCGTATGGGCCGCGGAGCACCCCGACAGGGCTCGCGGGTGGATCGAGCGGTACCTGATTCGGACGCGGGCGCTGCACCCGGAGAGGCTGGCGGCTCTGCCCCGGCCAGGCGACATGGGCTAG
- a CDS encoding ROK family transcriptional regulator, with protein MGPYASTADQFLVKAFNQGIVLHLLRVQGPLSRADIAKVTGLNKTTVSVLVEELIHRHLVQEVGMGASSGGRRPMLLTLNARAGFVVGADLGVDYFLVVVLDLQAQPIWKRRVHRVPGTDPSTDVRQLADLIADGVAAVSPTPLGLLGIGVGVHGPVEHPGGRLLFAPNLGWTDVPVGELLRERFQVPIVVDNEANAGALSELWYAAQDADTLFYFSVGMGLGTGIVINGEIYRGAAGTAGEFGHTTIDPSGPPCTCGNRGCLETFVSERALMRYLQGSGAEKVATTQEVFQAADAGEARAISALAQLGGYLGIGVANAINTFNPQLVVIGGPIGSGGHHVLNSVRRVVERRALPFPLSRARIVVSALGEEACAIGAGIMILQEFFRIPQVKTAGERTPEAVLGGLKGGRGQQDPMAWPGPDGAHYSTVKSSS; from the coding sequence ATGGGCCCTTACGCATCCACCGCGGATCAGTTCCTCGTCAAGGCTTTCAATCAAGGCATCGTCCTCCACCTCCTGCGCGTGCAGGGCCCTCTCTCCCGCGCCGACATCGCCAAGGTAACCGGCCTGAACAAGACCACCGTATCGGTGCTGGTGGAGGAGCTGATTCACCGGCACCTGGTCCAAGAAGTAGGCATGGGAGCGTCCAGCGGCGGCCGGCGCCCGATGCTCCTCACCCTCAACGCGCGCGCGGGCTTCGTGGTCGGCGCCGACCTCGGAGTCGATTACTTCCTGGTGGTGGTCTTGGACCTTCAGGCACAGCCCATCTGGAAGCGAAGGGTCCACCGGGTTCCGGGCACCGACCCCTCCACGGACGTACGCCAACTGGCCGACCTGATCGCGGACGGCGTGGCCGCCGTCTCCCCCACCCCACTGGGGCTGCTGGGCATCGGTGTCGGCGTTCACGGCCCCGTCGAGCATCCTGGGGGGAGGTTGCTCTTCGCCCCCAATCTGGGGTGGACCGACGTGCCCGTAGGGGAGCTGCTGCGAGAGCGGTTTCAGGTGCCCATCGTGGTCGACAACGAGGCGAACGCCGGAGCCCTCTCCGAGCTCTGGTACGCCGCGCAGGACGCGGACACACTGTTCTACTTCAGCGTCGGCATGGGCCTCGGCACCGGAATCGTCATCAACGGAGAGATCTACCGGGGTGCGGCCGGCACCGCAGGCGAGTTCGGCCATACCACCATCGACCCATCGGGGCCGCCGTGCACGTGCGGCAACCGCGGCTGTCTCGAGACCTTCGTCTCCGAGCGGGCGCTCATGAGGTACCTGCAGGGCTCGGGCGCCGAGAAGGTTGCCACGACCCAAGAGGTGTTCCAGGCGGCGGACGCGGGCGAGGCGCGGGCCATCTCTGCGCTGGCCCAGCTCGGTGGGTACCTTGGCATCGGCGTGGCCAACGCCATCAACACGTTCAATCCCCAACTGGTCGTCATCGGTGGCCCCATCGGTAGCGGGGGTCACCACGTGCTCAATTCCGTCCGACGGGTGGTCGAACGACGCGCGCTCCCCTTCCCCCTGAGCAGGGCTCGCATCGTCGTCTCCGCCCTCGGTGAAGAAGCATGCGCCATCGGTGCAGGCATCATGATCTTGCAGGAGTTCTTCCGGATCCCCCAGGTGAAGACCGCAGGAGAACGAACGCCGGAAGCGGTTCTCGGTGGGCTCAAGGGTGGTCGCGGCCAGCAGGACCCCATGGCCTGGCCTGGGCCGGATGGCGCCCACTACTCCACGGTGAAGTCGTCCTCCTGA
- a CDS encoding sugar phosphate nucleotidyltransferase, whose amino-acid sequence MKGVILAGGTGSRLFPLTKVTNKHLLPVGRYPMIYHPIAKLAEAGVHDVLVVTGTEHMGDVVGLLGSGRALGMEFTYRVQDEAGGIAQALGLAEGFVGEDRCVVILGDNIFEESIAPYVERFAAQEEGARILLKEVPDPERYGVAEIEGERIAGIEEKPRRPKSAYSVTGVYMYDARVFDIVKTLRPSRRGELEITDVNNAYIRLGMLHYDILQGWWTDAGTPASLALANRLAEKLVLPVFEADEHYRVGASAQEIASARFE is encoded by the coding sequence GTGAAGGGCGTCATCCTGGCCGGAGGTACCGGCTCCCGGCTCTTCCCGCTCACCAAGGTGACCAACAAGCACCTGCTCCCCGTGGGGCGCTACCCCATGATCTACCATCCCATCGCCAAGCTTGCCGAGGCGGGCGTCCACGACGTGCTGGTGGTGACGGGCACCGAGCACATGGGGGACGTGGTGGGCCTCCTGGGCTCGGGCCGGGCGCTGGGGATGGAGTTCACCTACCGGGTGCAGGACGAGGCGGGCGGCATCGCCCAGGCCCTGGGGCTGGCCGAGGGCTTCGTGGGAGAGGATCGCTGCGTGGTGATCCTGGGCGACAACATCTTCGAGGAAAGCATCGCCCCCTACGTGGAGCGCTTCGCTGCCCAGGAGGAGGGCGCCCGGATCCTGCTCAAGGAGGTTCCGGACCCCGAGCGCTACGGCGTGGCTGAGATCGAAGGCGAGCGGATCGCGGGCATCGAGGAGAAACCCCGCCGGCCCAAGAGCGCCTACTCCGTCACCGGCGTCTACATGTACGACGCCCGGGTCTTCGACATCGTCAAGACCCTGCGCCCCTCCCGCCGGGGCGAGCTCGAGATCACCGACGTGAACAACGCCTACATCCGCCTGGGGATGCTCCACTACGACATCCTCCAGGGCTGGTGGACCGACGCCGGCACCCCTGCCTCTCTGGCTCTGGCCAACCGCCTGGCGGAGAAGCTGGTCCTGCCCGTCTTCGAGGCCGACGAGCACTACAGGGTGGGGGCGAGCGCCCAGGAGATCGCGAGCGCGAGGTTTGAGTAG
- a CDS encoding dTDP-4-dehydrorhamnose 3,5-epimerase family protein, which translates to MIDGVRVKQLVRHPDDRGFFQEILRDDDGLLRRFGQASMSKTYPGVIKAFHYHERQDDLWFFPVGNAQVVLHDLREGSPTRGETNVFYMGEENPILLLIPVGVAHGYRTLGEKPAFIIYFTTESYNPNDPDEKRIPYDDPSIGFDWTTKMR; encoded by the coding sequence GTGATCGACGGCGTCCGGGTCAAGCAGCTCGTCCGCCACCCCGACGACCGGGGTTTCTTTCAGGAGATCCTCCGGGACGACGACGGGCTCTTGCGCCGCTTCGGCCAGGCCTCCATGTCCAAGACGTACCCCGGCGTCATCAAGGCCTTCCACTACCACGAGCGGCAGGACGACCTCTGGTTCTTCCCCGTGGGGAACGCCCAGGTGGTGCTCCACGACCTGCGGGAGGGCTCGCCCACCCGGGGGGAGACCAACGTCTTCTACATGGGCGAGGAGAACCCCATCCTGCTCCTGATCCCGGTGGGGGTCGCCCACGGGTACCGCACCCTGGGGGAGAAGCCGGCCTTCATCATCTACTTCACCACCGAGTCGTACAACCCGAACGACCCCGACGAGAAGCGCATCCCCTACGACGACCCGTCCATCGGCTTCGACTGGACGACCAAGATGCGGTAG
- the rfbD gene encoding dTDP-4-dehydrorhamnose reductase has translation MTTGGRRSRHDHPSPRRHPIRHHHPSPHPHPPRVLVTGGEGQVGQELQRLLRQRSIPCDAPGHSELDVTDAGQVRRFLSEAGIVIHAAAWTDVDGCERDPDRARRVNADATARLARLCAERGTFLVYLSTDFVFDGTKRTPYEPDDPPNPLSAYGQSKYEGEEAVRQAGGPFAIARTSWVYSVFGRNFPKSILRAAAARRHGEASGPLRVVDDQVGSPTHAGDLAQAVLQLVGLGKEAPEPGGQPPEHRWEVSGRGGPAPTFSPSSGTYHVANAGQCSWYAFAREILRQAGWDVPVEPLTSAELGRPAPRPAYSVLSLQRLEASGIRMRPWQEALGRFLEELRAREPELFP, from the coding sequence GTGACCACCGGGGGGCGCCGGAGCCGCCACGATCACCCGAGTCCCCGCCGTCACCCCATCCGTCACCATCACCCGAGCCCCCACCCTCACCCGCCCAGGGTGCTGGTGACCGGCGGCGAGGGCCAGGTGGGCCAGGAGCTCCAGCGCCTCCTCCGCCAGCGCTCCATCCCCTGCGACGCTCCAGGCCACAGTGAGCTGGACGTCACCGACGCGGGCCAGGTGCGCCGCTTCCTCTCCGAGGCGGGCATCGTCATCCACGCCGCGGCCTGGACCGACGTGGACGGCTGCGAGCGGGACCCGGACCGGGCCCGGCGGGTGAACGCCGACGCGACCGCACGCCTTGCCCGCCTGTGCGCCGAGCGGGGCACCTTCCTCGTTTACCTGAGCACTGACTTCGTCTTCGACGGGACGAAGCGCACCCCCTACGAACCCGACGATCCTCCGAACCCCCTCAGTGCCTACGGCCAGAGCAAGTACGAAGGGGAGGAGGCCGTCCGCCAGGCCGGCGGGCCCTTTGCCATCGCTCGCACCTCGTGGGTCTACAGCGTCTTCGGGCGGAACTTCCCCAAGAGCATCCTCCGGGCCGCGGCTGCACGCCGTCACGGCGAAGCCAGCGGTCCCCTGCGGGTGGTGGACGACCAGGTCGGCTCGCCGACCCACGCAGGCGACCTGGCGCAGGCGGTGCTCCAGCTGGTGGGGCTGGGCAAGGAGGCTCCAGAGCCCGGCGGGCAGCCTCCGGAGCACCGGTGGGAGGTCTCCGGGCGCGGTGGGCCTGCTCCCACCTTCTCGCCTTCCTCCGGCACCTACCACGTGGCCAACGCCGGCCAGTGCTCCTGGTACGCCTTCGCCCGGGAGATCCTCCGCCAGGCAGGATGGGACGTGCCCGTGGAACCCCTCACCAGCGCCGAGCTCGGCCGGCCGGCGCCCAGGCCCGCCTACTCGGTGCTGAGCCTCCAGCGGCTGGAGGCATCCGGGATTCGCATGCGGCCTTGGCAGGAGGCGCTGGGCCGGTTCCTGGAGGAGCTACGGGCAAGGGAGCCGGAACTCTTCCCGTGA
- the rfbB gene encoding dTDP-glucose 4,6-dehydratase, giving the protein MIILITGGAGFIGSNFVHHLLREHPEDKLVNLDLLTYAGNLENLTEVEGNERYRFVQSDVADPEGVERAFAAAEEAWGSPVDAVVHFAAESHVDRSIEDASAFLRTNVIGTQVLLEAARRHGVERFVQVSTDEVYGSLTRMGAFTEESPIAPNSPYAASKAAADLMVRAAWKTHGFPALITRCSNNYGPYQFPEKLIPLMIANALEGKPLPVYGDGQNVRDWIHVEDHCRGIDLTLRRGRPGEVYNFGGHAERPNLEVVRTLLRILDRPENLIRFVPDRPGHDRRYAMDSSKSERELGWRPRWTFEEGLESTVNWYLSHQDWLERVRSGAYREYYTRMYDRREDWLDALRGKES; this is encoded by the coding sequence ATGATCATCCTCATCACCGGCGGAGCCGGCTTCATCGGCAGCAACTTCGTCCACCACCTCCTGCGGGAGCACCCCGAGGACAAGCTGGTCAACCTGGACCTTCTCACCTACGCGGGGAACCTGGAGAACCTCACCGAAGTGGAGGGGAACGAGCGGTACCGCTTCGTCCAGAGCGACGTGGCCGATCCCGAAGGCGTGGAGCGGGCCTTCGCCGCGGCGGAGGAGGCCTGGGGGAGCCCGGTGGATGCGGTGGTCCACTTCGCCGCCGAGTCCCACGTGGACCGGAGCATCGAGGACGCGTCGGCCTTCCTCCGGACCAACGTCATCGGCACCCAGGTGCTCCTGGAAGCCGCCCGGCGCCACGGGGTGGAGCGGTTCGTCCAGGTCTCCACCGACGAGGTCTACGGCTCCCTCACGCGAATGGGTGCCTTCACCGAGGAGAGCCCCATAGCCCCGAACAGCCCCTATGCGGCCAGCAAGGCGGCGGCGGACCTGATGGTGCGGGCCGCCTGGAAGACCCACGGCTTCCCCGCCCTCATCACCCGCTGCTCGAACAACTACGGCCCCTACCAGTTCCCCGAGAAGCTCATCCCCCTCATGATCGCCAACGCCCTGGAGGGGAAGCCCCTTCCGGTCTACGGGGACGGGCAGAACGTGCGGGACTGGATCCACGTGGAGGACCACTGCCGGGGGATCGACCTGACCCTCCGCCGGGGGCGGCCCGGGGAGGTCTACAACTTCGGGGGCCACGCGGAGCGGCCCAACCTGGAGGTGGTGCGCACGCTCCTGCGGATCCTGGATCGGCCGGAGAACCTGATCCGCTTCGTTCCGGACCGCCCCGGCCACGACCGGCGCTACGCGATGGACTCGTCCAAGTCCGAGCGGGAGCTGGGCTGGCGGCCCCGCTGGACCTTCGAGGAGGGCCTGGAGTCCACGGTGAACTGGTATCTGTCCCACCAAGACTGGCTCGAACGGGTCCGCTCCGGGGCGTACCGGGAGTACTATACTCGCATGTACGACCGGCGGGAGGACTGGCTCGACGCGCTTCGGGGGAAGGAGTCGTGA